One part of the Ovis canadensis isolate MfBH-ARS-UI-01 breed Bighorn chromosome 8, ARS-UI_OviCan_v2, whole genome shotgun sequence genome encodes these proteins:
- the BCLAF1 gene encoding bcl-2-associated transcription factor 1 isoform X4: MGRSNSRSHSSRSKSRSQSSSRSRSRSHSRKKRYRSRSRTYSRSRSRDRIYSRDYRRDYRNNRGMRRPYGYRGRGRGYYQGGGGRYHRGGYRPVWNRRHSRSPRRGRSRSRSPKRRSVSSQRSRSRSRRSYRSSRSPRSSSSRSSSPYSKSPVSKRRGSQEKQTKKAEGEPQEESPLKNKSQEEPKDTFEHDPSESIDEFNKSSATSGDIWPGLSAYDNSPRSPHSPSPIATPPSQSSSCSDAPMLSTVHSAKNTPSQHSHSIQHSPERSGSGSVGNGSSRYSPSQNSPIHHIPSRRSPAKTITPQNAPRDEARGRSSFYPDGGDQETAKTGKFLKRFTDEESRVFLLDRGNTRDKEAPKEKGSEKGRAEGEWEDQEVLDYFSDKESGKQKFNDSEGDDTEETEDYRQFRKSVLADQGKNFATTSHRNTEEEGPKYKSKVSLKGNRESDGFREEKNYKLKETGYVVERPSTAKDKHKEDDKNSERITVKKETQSPEQVKSEKLKDLFDYSPPLHKNLDAREKSTFREESPLRIKMIASDSHRPEVKLKMAPVPLDDSNRPASLTKDRLLASTLVHSVKKEQEFRSIFDHIKLPQASKSTSESFIQHIVSLVHHVKEQYFKSSSMTLNERFTSYQKATEEHSARQKSPEIHRRIDISPSALRKHTRLAGEERVFKEENQKGDKKLRCDSADLRHDIDRRRKERSKERGDSKGSRESSGSRKQEKTPKDYKEYKSYKDDSKHKSREQDHSRSSSSSASPSSPSSREEKESKKEREEEFKTHHELKEYSGFAGVSRPRGTFHDDRDDGVDYWAKRGRGRGTFQRGRGRFNFKKSGSSPKWTHDKYQGDGIVEDEEETMENNEEKKDRRKEEKE; this comes from the exons ATGGGTCGCTCCAATTCTAGATCACATTCTTCAAGATCAAAGTCTAGATCACAGTCTAGTTCTCGATCAAGATCAAGATCACACTCAAGGAAGAAGAGATACAG GTCTCGTTCCAGGACGTATTCAAGATCTCGTAGTAGAGATCGAATTTATTCTAGAGATTATCGTCGAGATTACAGAAATAATAGAGGAATGAGACGACCTTATGGGTACAGAGGAAGGGGTAGAGGGTATTATCAAGGAGGAGGAGGTAGATACCATCGAGGTGGATATAGACCTGTTTGGAATAGAAGACACTCTAGGAGTCCTCGACGAGGTCGTTCACGTTCCAGGAGTCCAAAAAGAAGATCTGTTTCTTCTCAAAGATCCCGAAGCAGATCTCGCCGATCATATAGATCCTCTAGGTCTCCAAGATCATCATCTTCTCGTTCTTCGTCCCCTTATAGCAAGTCTCCTGTCTCTAAAAGACGAGGGTCtcaggaaaaacaaaccaaaaaagctgAAGGGGAACCTCAAGAAGAGAgtcctttgaaaaataaatcacagGAGGAACCGAAAGATACATTTGAACACGACCCGTCTGAATCTATTGATGAGTTTAATAAATCATCGGCCACATCTGGTGATATTTGGCCTGGCCTTTCAGCTTATGATAATAGCCCCAGATCGCCCCATAGTCCTTCACCAATTGCTACACCACCTAGTCAGAGTTCATCTTGCTCTGATGCCCCCATGCTCAGTACAGTACACTCTGCAAAAAACACACCCTCTCAGCATTCACATTCCATTCAGCATAGTCCTGAAAGATCTGGGTCTGGTTCTGTTGGAAATGGATCAAGTAGATACAGCCCTTCTCAGAATAGTCCAATTCATCACATCCCTTCACGAAGAAGCCCTGCAAAGACAATCACACCACAGAATGCTCCAAGAGATGAGGCTAGGGGACGTTCCTCATTTTATCCTGATGGTGGAGATCAGGAAACTGCAAAgacaggaaaattcttaaaaag GTTCACAGATGAAGAGTCTAGAGTATTCCTGCTTGATAGGGGTAATACCAGGGATAAAGAGGCTCCAAAGGAGAAAGGATCAGAGAaagggagggcagagggagaatgGGAAGATCAGGAAGTTCTAGATtacttcagtgataaagaatctggaaaacaaaagtttaatgattcagaaggggatgacacagaggagacagaggatTATAGACAGTTCAGGAAGTCAGTTCTTGCAGATCAGGGTAAAAATTTTGCTACTACGTCTCATCGGAATACTGAGGAGGAAGGACCCAAGTACAAGTCCAAAGTTTCATTGAAAGGCAATAGAGAAAGTGATggatttagagaagaaaaaaattacaaacttaAAGAGACTGGATATGTAGTGGAAAGGCCTAGCACTGCAAAAGATAAGCACAAGGAAGACGacaaaaattctgagagaataaCAGTAAAGAAAGAAACTCAGTCACCTGAGCAGGTAAAGTCTGAAAAGCTCAAAGACCTCTTTGATTACAGTCCCCCTCTACACAAGAATCTGGATGCTCGAGAAAAGTCTACCTTCAGAGAAGAGAGCCCACTTAGGATCAAAATGATAGCCAGTGATTCTCATCGTCCTGAAGTCAAACTCAAAATGGCACCTGTTCCTCTTGATGATTCTAACAG ACCTGCTTCCTTGACTAAAGACAGACTGCTTGCTAGTACACTTGTCCATTCTGTCAAGAAGGAGCAAGAATTCCGATCCATCTTTGACCACATTAAGTTGCCACAGGCCAGCAAAAGCACATCTGAGTCATTTATTCAACACATTGTGTCCTTGGTTCATCATGTTAAAG AGCAATACTTCAAATCATCTTCAATGACCCTAAACGAGAGGTTCACTTCGTATCAGAAAGCCACTGAAGAACATAGTGCCAGGCAAAAGAGCCCTGAGATTCACAG GAGAATTGACATCTCTCCAAGTGCCCTGAGGAAGCATACCCGTTTAGCAGGGGAAGAGAgagtttttaaagaagaaaatcaaaag GGAGATAAAAAATTAAGATGTGATTCTGCTGATCTTCGGCATGACATAGACCGtcggagaaaagaaagaagtaaagaacGGGGGGATTCCAAGGGCTCCAGGGAATCCAGTGGatcaagaaagcaggaaaaaactCCAAAAGATTACAAGGAATACAAATCTTACAAAGATGACAG taaacaTAAAAGTAGAGAGCAAGATCATTCTCGATCTTCATCCTCTTCAGCATCACCTTCTTCTCCTAGTTCTCGAGAAGAAAAGGAGagtaagaaggaaagagaagaagaattTAAAACTCACCATGAGCTGAAAGAATACTCAGGCTTTGCAGGAGTTAGCCGACCACGAGGAACCTTT
- the BCLAF1 gene encoding bcl-2-associated transcription factor 1 isoform X3, which translates to MGRSNSRSHSSRSKSRSQSSSRSRSRSHSRKKRYSSRSRSRTYSRSRSRDRIYSRDYRRDYRNNRGMRRPYGYRGRGRGYYQGGGGRYHRGGYRPVWNRRHSRSPRRGRSRSRSPKRRSVSSQRSRSRSRRSYRSSRSPRSSSSRSSSPYSKSPVSKRRGSQEKQTKKAEGEPQEESPLKNKSQEEPKDTFEHDPSESIDEFNKSSATSGDIWPGLSAYDNSPRSPHSPSPIATPPSQSSSCSDAPMLSTVHSAKNTPSQHSHSIQHSPERSGSGSVGNGSSRYSPSQNSPIHHIPSRRSPAKTITPQNAPRDEARGRSSFYPDGGDQETAKTGKFLKRFTDEESRVFLLDRGNTRDKEAPKEKGSEKGRAEGEWEDQEVLDYFSDKESGKQKFNDSEGDDTEETEDYRQFRKSVLADQGKNFATTSHRNTEEEGPKYKSKVSLKGNRESDGFREEKNYKLKETGYVVERPSTAKDKHKEDDKNSERITVKKETQSPEQVKSEKLKDLFDYSPPLHKNLDAREKSTFREESPLRIKMIASDSHRPEVKLKMAPVPLDDSNRPASLTKDRLLASTLVHSVKKEQEFRSIFDHIKLPQASKSTSESFIQHIVSLVHHVKEQYFKSSSMTLNERFTSYQKATEEHSARQKSPEIHRRIDISPSALRKHTRLAGEERVFKEENQKGDKKLRCDSADLRHDIDRRRKERSKERGDSKGSRESSGSRKQEKTPKDYKEYKSYKDDSKHKSREQDHSRSSSSSASPSSPSSREEKESKKEREEEFKTHHELKEYSGFAGVSRPRGTFHDDRDDGVDYWAKRGRGRGTFQRGRGRFNFKKSGSSPKWTHDKYQGDGIVEDEEETMENNEEKKDRRKEEKE; encoded by the exons ATGGGTCGCTCCAATTCTAGATCACATTCTTCAAGATCAAAGTCTAGATCACAGTCTAGTTCTCGATCAAGATCAAGATCACACTCAAGGAAGAAGAGATACAG ttcTAGGTCTCGTTCCAGGACGTATTCAAGATCTCGTAGTAGAGATCGAATTTATTCTAGAGATTATCGTCGAGATTACAGAAATAATAGAGGAATGAGACGACCTTATGGGTACAGAGGAAGGGGTAGAGGGTATTATCAAGGAGGAGGAGGTAGATACCATCGAGGTGGATATAGACCTGTTTGGAATAGAAGACACTCTAGGAGTCCTCGACGAGGTCGTTCACGTTCCAGGAGTCCAAAAAGAAGATCTGTTTCTTCTCAAAGATCCCGAAGCAGATCTCGCCGATCATATAGATCCTCTAGGTCTCCAAGATCATCATCTTCTCGTTCTTCGTCCCCTTATAGCAAGTCTCCTGTCTCTAAAAGACGAGGGTCtcaggaaaaacaaaccaaaaaagctgAAGGGGAACCTCAAGAAGAGAgtcctttgaaaaataaatcacagGAGGAACCGAAAGATACATTTGAACACGACCCGTCTGAATCTATTGATGAGTTTAATAAATCATCGGCCACATCTGGTGATATTTGGCCTGGCCTTTCAGCTTATGATAATAGCCCCAGATCGCCCCATAGTCCTTCACCAATTGCTACACCACCTAGTCAGAGTTCATCTTGCTCTGATGCCCCCATGCTCAGTACAGTACACTCTGCAAAAAACACACCCTCTCAGCATTCACATTCCATTCAGCATAGTCCTGAAAGATCTGGGTCTGGTTCTGTTGGAAATGGATCAAGTAGATACAGCCCTTCTCAGAATAGTCCAATTCATCACATCCCTTCACGAAGAAGCCCTGCAAAGACAATCACACCACAGAATGCTCCAAGAGATGAGGCTAGGGGACGTTCCTCATTTTATCCTGATGGTGGAGATCAGGAAACTGCAAAgacaggaaaattcttaaaaag GTTCACAGATGAAGAGTCTAGAGTATTCCTGCTTGATAGGGGTAATACCAGGGATAAAGAGGCTCCAAAGGAGAAAGGATCAGAGAaagggagggcagagggagaatgGGAAGATCAGGAAGTTCTAGATtacttcagtgataaagaatctggaaaacaaaagtttaatgattcagaaggggatgacacagaggagacagaggatTATAGACAGTTCAGGAAGTCAGTTCTTGCAGATCAGGGTAAAAATTTTGCTACTACGTCTCATCGGAATACTGAGGAGGAAGGACCCAAGTACAAGTCCAAAGTTTCATTGAAAGGCAATAGAGAAAGTGATggatttagagaagaaaaaaattacaaacttaAAGAGACTGGATATGTAGTGGAAAGGCCTAGCACTGCAAAAGATAAGCACAAGGAAGACGacaaaaattctgagagaataaCAGTAAAGAAAGAAACTCAGTCACCTGAGCAGGTAAAGTCTGAAAAGCTCAAAGACCTCTTTGATTACAGTCCCCCTCTACACAAGAATCTGGATGCTCGAGAAAAGTCTACCTTCAGAGAAGAGAGCCCACTTAGGATCAAAATGATAGCCAGTGATTCTCATCGTCCTGAAGTCAAACTCAAAATGGCACCTGTTCCTCTTGATGATTCTAACAG ACCTGCTTCCTTGACTAAAGACAGACTGCTTGCTAGTACACTTGTCCATTCTGTCAAGAAGGAGCAAGAATTCCGATCCATCTTTGACCACATTAAGTTGCCACAGGCCAGCAAAAGCACATCTGAGTCATTTATTCAACACATTGTGTCCTTGGTTCATCATGTTAAAG AGCAATACTTCAAATCATCTTCAATGACCCTAAACGAGAGGTTCACTTCGTATCAGAAAGCCACTGAAGAACATAGTGCCAGGCAAAAGAGCCCTGAGATTCACAG GAGAATTGACATCTCTCCAAGTGCCCTGAGGAAGCATACCCGTTTAGCAGGGGAAGAGAgagtttttaaagaagaaaatcaaaag GGAGATAAAAAATTAAGATGTGATTCTGCTGATCTTCGGCATGACATAGACCGtcggagaaaagaaagaagtaaagaacGGGGGGATTCCAAGGGCTCCAGGGAATCCAGTGGatcaagaaagcaggaaaaaactCCAAAAGATTACAAGGAATACAAATCTTACAAAGATGACAG taaacaTAAAAGTAGAGAGCAAGATCATTCTCGATCTTCATCCTCTTCAGCATCACCTTCTTCTCCTAGTTCTCGAGAAGAAAAGGAGagtaagaaggaaagagaagaagaattTAAAACTCACCATGAGCTGAAAGAATACTCAGGCTTTGCAGGAGTTAGCCGACCACGAGGAACCTTT
- the BCLAF1 gene encoding bcl-2-associated transcription factor 1 isoform X2, with product MGRSNSRSHSSRSKSRSQSSSRSRSRSHSRKKRYRSRSRTYSRSRSRDRIYSRDYRRDYRNNRGMRRPYGYRGRGRGYYQGGGGRYHRGGYRPVWNRRHSRSPRRGRSRSRSPKRRSVSSQRSRSRSRRSYRSSRSPRSSSSRSSSPYSKSPVSKRRGSQEKQTKKAEGEPQEESPLKNKSQEEPKDTFEHDPSESIDEFNKSSATSGDIWPGLSAYDNSPRSPHSPSPIATPPSQSSSCSDAPMLSTVHSAKNTPSQHSHSIQHSPERSGSGSVGNGSSRYSPSQNSPIHHIPSRRSPAKTITPQNAPRDEARGRSSFYPDGGDQETAKTGKFLKRFTDEESRVFLLDRGNTRDKEAPKEKGSEKGRAEGEWEDQEVLDYFSDKESGKQKFNDSEGDDTEETEDYRQFRKSVLADQGKNFATTSHRNTEEEGPKYKSKVSLKGNRESDGFREEKNYKLKETGYVVERPSTAKDKHKEDDKNSERITVKKETQSPEQVKSEKLKDLFDYSPPLHKNLDAREKSTFREESPLRIKMIASDSHRPEVKLKMAPVPLDDSNRPASLTKDRLLASTLVHSVKKEQEFRSIFDHIKLPQASKSTSESFIQHIVSLVHHVKEQYFKSSSMTLNERFTSYQKATEEHSARQKSPEIHRRIDISPSALRKHTRLAGEERVFKEENQKGDKKLRCDSADLRHDIDRRRKERSKERGDSKGSRESSGSRKQEKTPKDYKEYKSYKDDSKHKSREQDHSRSSSSSASPSSPSSREEKESKKEREEEFKTHHELKEYSGFAGVSRPRGTFFRIRGRGRARGVFAGTNTGPNNSNTTFQKRPKEEEWDPEYTPKSKKYFLHDDRDDGVDYWAKRGRGRGTFQRGRGRFNFKKSGSSPKWTHDKYQGDGIVEDEEETMENNEEKKDRRKEEKE from the exons ATGGGTCGCTCCAATTCTAGATCACATTCTTCAAGATCAAAGTCTAGATCACAGTCTAGTTCTCGATCAAGATCAAGATCACACTCAAGGAAGAAGAGATACAG GTCTCGTTCCAGGACGTATTCAAGATCTCGTAGTAGAGATCGAATTTATTCTAGAGATTATCGTCGAGATTACAGAAATAATAGAGGAATGAGACGACCTTATGGGTACAGAGGAAGGGGTAGAGGGTATTATCAAGGAGGAGGAGGTAGATACCATCGAGGTGGATATAGACCTGTTTGGAATAGAAGACACTCTAGGAGTCCTCGACGAGGTCGTTCACGTTCCAGGAGTCCAAAAAGAAGATCTGTTTCTTCTCAAAGATCCCGAAGCAGATCTCGCCGATCATATAGATCCTCTAGGTCTCCAAGATCATCATCTTCTCGTTCTTCGTCCCCTTATAGCAAGTCTCCTGTCTCTAAAAGACGAGGGTCtcaggaaaaacaaaccaaaaaagctgAAGGGGAACCTCAAGAAGAGAgtcctttgaaaaataaatcacagGAGGAACCGAAAGATACATTTGAACACGACCCGTCTGAATCTATTGATGAGTTTAATAAATCATCGGCCACATCTGGTGATATTTGGCCTGGCCTTTCAGCTTATGATAATAGCCCCAGATCGCCCCATAGTCCTTCACCAATTGCTACACCACCTAGTCAGAGTTCATCTTGCTCTGATGCCCCCATGCTCAGTACAGTACACTCTGCAAAAAACACACCCTCTCAGCATTCACATTCCATTCAGCATAGTCCTGAAAGATCTGGGTCTGGTTCTGTTGGAAATGGATCAAGTAGATACAGCCCTTCTCAGAATAGTCCAATTCATCACATCCCTTCACGAAGAAGCCCTGCAAAGACAATCACACCACAGAATGCTCCAAGAGATGAGGCTAGGGGACGTTCCTCATTTTATCCTGATGGTGGAGATCAGGAAACTGCAAAgacaggaaaattcttaaaaag GTTCACAGATGAAGAGTCTAGAGTATTCCTGCTTGATAGGGGTAATACCAGGGATAAAGAGGCTCCAAAGGAGAAAGGATCAGAGAaagggagggcagagggagaatgGGAAGATCAGGAAGTTCTAGATtacttcagtgataaagaatctggaaaacaaaagtttaatgattcagaaggggatgacacagaggagacagaggatTATAGACAGTTCAGGAAGTCAGTTCTTGCAGATCAGGGTAAAAATTTTGCTACTACGTCTCATCGGAATACTGAGGAGGAAGGACCCAAGTACAAGTCCAAAGTTTCATTGAAAGGCAATAGAGAAAGTGATggatttagagaagaaaaaaattacaaacttaAAGAGACTGGATATGTAGTGGAAAGGCCTAGCACTGCAAAAGATAAGCACAAGGAAGACGacaaaaattctgagagaataaCAGTAAAGAAAGAAACTCAGTCACCTGAGCAGGTAAAGTCTGAAAAGCTCAAAGACCTCTTTGATTACAGTCCCCCTCTACACAAGAATCTGGATGCTCGAGAAAAGTCTACCTTCAGAGAAGAGAGCCCACTTAGGATCAAAATGATAGCCAGTGATTCTCATCGTCCTGAAGTCAAACTCAAAATGGCACCTGTTCCTCTTGATGATTCTAACAG ACCTGCTTCCTTGACTAAAGACAGACTGCTTGCTAGTACACTTGTCCATTCTGTCAAGAAGGAGCAAGAATTCCGATCCATCTTTGACCACATTAAGTTGCCACAGGCCAGCAAAAGCACATCTGAGTCATTTATTCAACACATTGTGTCCTTGGTTCATCATGTTAAAG AGCAATACTTCAAATCATCTTCAATGACCCTAAACGAGAGGTTCACTTCGTATCAGAAAGCCACTGAAGAACATAGTGCCAGGCAAAAGAGCCCTGAGATTCACAG GAGAATTGACATCTCTCCAAGTGCCCTGAGGAAGCATACCCGTTTAGCAGGGGAAGAGAgagtttttaaagaagaaaatcaaaag GGAGATAAAAAATTAAGATGTGATTCTGCTGATCTTCGGCATGACATAGACCGtcggagaaaagaaagaagtaaagaacGGGGGGATTCCAAGGGCTCCAGGGAATCCAGTGGatcaagaaagcaggaaaaaactCCAAAAGATTACAAGGAATACAAATCTTACAAAGATGACAG taaacaTAAAAGTAGAGAGCAAGATCATTCTCGATCTTCATCCTCTTCAGCATCACCTTCTTCTCCTAGTTCTCGAGAAGAAAAGGAGagtaagaaggaaagagaagaagaattTAAAACTCACCATGAGCTGAAAGAATACTCAGGCTTTGCAGGAGTTAGCCGACCACGAGGAACCTTT TTTCGAATTAGAGGCAGAGGAAGAGCCAGAGGAGTTTTTGCTGGGACAAATACTGGTCCAAACAACTCAAATACTACTTTTCAAAAGAGACCGAAGGAAGAGGAATGGGATCCAGAATATACCCCAAAGAGCAAGAAGTACTTCTTG
- the BCLAF1 gene encoding bcl-2-associated transcription factor 1 isoform X1: MGRSNSRSHSSRSKSRSQSSSRSRSRSHSRKKRYSSRSRSRTYSRSRSRDRIYSRDYRRDYRNNRGMRRPYGYRGRGRGYYQGGGGRYHRGGYRPVWNRRHSRSPRRGRSRSRSPKRRSVSSQRSRSRSRRSYRSSRSPRSSSSRSSSPYSKSPVSKRRGSQEKQTKKAEGEPQEESPLKNKSQEEPKDTFEHDPSESIDEFNKSSATSGDIWPGLSAYDNSPRSPHSPSPIATPPSQSSSCSDAPMLSTVHSAKNTPSQHSHSIQHSPERSGSGSVGNGSSRYSPSQNSPIHHIPSRRSPAKTITPQNAPRDEARGRSSFYPDGGDQETAKTGKFLKRFTDEESRVFLLDRGNTRDKEAPKEKGSEKGRAEGEWEDQEVLDYFSDKESGKQKFNDSEGDDTEETEDYRQFRKSVLADQGKNFATTSHRNTEEEGPKYKSKVSLKGNRESDGFREEKNYKLKETGYVVERPSTAKDKHKEDDKNSERITVKKETQSPEQVKSEKLKDLFDYSPPLHKNLDAREKSTFREESPLRIKMIASDSHRPEVKLKMAPVPLDDSNRPASLTKDRLLASTLVHSVKKEQEFRSIFDHIKLPQASKSTSESFIQHIVSLVHHVKEQYFKSSSMTLNERFTSYQKATEEHSARQKSPEIHRRIDISPSALRKHTRLAGEERVFKEENQKGDKKLRCDSADLRHDIDRRRKERSKERGDSKGSRESSGSRKQEKTPKDYKEYKSYKDDSKHKSREQDHSRSSSSSASPSSPSSREEKESKKEREEEFKTHHELKEYSGFAGVSRPRGTFFRIRGRGRARGVFAGTNTGPNNSNTTFQKRPKEEEWDPEYTPKSKKYFLHDDRDDGVDYWAKRGRGRGTFQRGRGRFNFKKSGSSPKWTHDKYQGDGIVEDEEETMENNEEKKDRRKEEKE, from the exons ATGGGTCGCTCCAATTCTAGATCACATTCTTCAAGATCAAAGTCTAGATCACAGTCTAGTTCTCGATCAAGATCAAGATCACACTCAAGGAAGAAGAGATACAG ttcTAGGTCTCGTTCCAGGACGTATTCAAGATCTCGTAGTAGAGATCGAATTTATTCTAGAGATTATCGTCGAGATTACAGAAATAATAGAGGAATGAGACGACCTTATGGGTACAGAGGAAGGGGTAGAGGGTATTATCAAGGAGGAGGAGGTAGATACCATCGAGGTGGATATAGACCTGTTTGGAATAGAAGACACTCTAGGAGTCCTCGACGAGGTCGTTCACGTTCCAGGAGTCCAAAAAGAAGATCTGTTTCTTCTCAAAGATCCCGAAGCAGATCTCGCCGATCATATAGATCCTCTAGGTCTCCAAGATCATCATCTTCTCGTTCTTCGTCCCCTTATAGCAAGTCTCCTGTCTCTAAAAGACGAGGGTCtcaggaaaaacaaaccaaaaaagctgAAGGGGAACCTCAAGAAGAGAgtcctttgaaaaataaatcacagGAGGAACCGAAAGATACATTTGAACACGACCCGTCTGAATCTATTGATGAGTTTAATAAATCATCGGCCACATCTGGTGATATTTGGCCTGGCCTTTCAGCTTATGATAATAGCCCCAGATCGCCCCATAGTCCTTCACCAATTGCTACACCACCTAGTCAGAGTTCATCTTGCTCTGATGCCCCCATGCTCAGTACAGTACACTCTGCAAAAAACACACCCTCTCAGCATTCACATTCCATTCAGCATAGTCCTGAAAGATCTGGGTCTGGTTCTGTTGGAAATGGATCAAGTAGATACAGCCCTTCTCAGAATAGTCCAATTCATCACATCCCTTCACGAAGAAGCCCTGCAAAGACAATCACACCACAGAATGCTCCAAGAGATGAGGCTAGGGGACGTTCCTCATTTTATCCTGATGGTGGAGATCAGGAAACTGCAAAgacaggaaaattcttaaaaag GTTCACAGATGAAGAGTCTAGAGTATTCCTGCTTGATAGGGGTAATACCAGGGATAAAGAGGCTCCAAAGGAGAAAGGATCAGAGAaagggagggcagagggagaatgGGAAGATCAGGAAGTTCTAGATtacttcagtgataaagaatctggaaaacaaaagtttaatgattcagaaggggatgacacagaggagacagaggatTATAGACAGTTCAGGAAGTCAGTTCTTGCAGATCAGGGTAAAAATTTTGCTACTACGTCTCATCGGAATACTGAGGAGGAAGGACCCAAGTACAAGTCCAAAGTTTCATTGAAAGGCAATAGAGAAAGTGATggatttagagaagaaaaaaattacaaacttaAAGAGACTGGATATGTAGTGGAAAGGCCTAGCACTGCAAAAGATAAGCACAAGGAAGACGacaaaaattctgagagaataaCAGTAAAGAAAGAAACTCAGTCACCTGAGCAGGTAAAGTCTGAAAAGCTCAAAGACCTCTTTGATTACAGTCCCCCTCTACACAAGAATCTGGATGCTCGAGAAAAGTCTACCTTCAGAGAAGAGAGCCCACTTAGGATCAAAATGATAGCCAGTGATTCTCATCGTCCTGAAGTCAAACTCAAAATGGCACCTGTTCCTCTTGATGATTCTAACAG ACCTGCTTCCTTGACTAAAGACAGACTGCTTGCTAGTACACTTGTCCATTCTGTCAAGAAGGAGCAAGAATTCCGATCCATCTTTGACCACATTAAGTTGCCACAGGCCAGCAAAAGCACATCTGAGTCATTTATTCAACACATTGTGTCCTTGGTTCATCATGTTAAAG AGCAATACTTCAAATCATCTTCAATGACCCTAAACGAGAGGTTCACTTCGTATCAGAAAGCCACTGAAGAACATAGTGCCAGGCAAAAGAGCCCTGAGATTCACAG GAGAATTGACATCTCTCCAAGTGCCCTGAGGAAGCATACCCGTTTAGCAGGGGAAGAGAgagtttttaaagaagaaaatcaaaag GGAGATAAAAAATTAAGATGTGATTCTGCTGATCTTCGGCATGACATAGACCGtcggagaaaagaaagaagtaaagaacGGGGGGATTCCAAGGGCTCCAGGGAATCCAGTGGatcaagaaagcaggaaaaaactCCAAAAGATTACAAGGAATACAAATCTTACAAAGATGACAG taaacaTAAAAGTAGAGAGCAAGATCATTCTCGATCTTCATCCTCTTCAGCATCACCTTCTTCTCCTAGTTCTCGAGAAGAAAAGGAGagtaagaaggaaagagaagaagaattTAAAACTCACCATGAGCTGAAAGAATACTCAGGCTTTGCAGGAGTTAGCCGACCACGAGGAACCTTT TTTCGAATTAGAGGCAGAGGAAGAGCCAGAGGAGTTTTTGCTGGGACAAATACTGGTCCAAACAACTCAAATACTACTTTTCAAAAGAGACCGAAGGAAGAGGAATGGGATCCAGAATATACCCCAAAGAGCAAGAAGTACTTCTTG